One Glycine soja cultivar W05 chromosome 2, ASM419377v2, whole genome shotgun sequence genomic region harbors:
- the LOC114399051 gene encoding pleckstrin homology domain-containing protein 1-like — MASLWRAATGMTENATDYDGVEFWSNPERTGWLTKQGEYIKTWRRRWFVLKQGKLFWFKESSVTRASRPRGVVPVATCLTVKGAEDILNKPNAFELSTRSDTMYFIADSEKEKEDWINSIGRSIVQHSRSVTDSEIVDYDSNNNSAKR; from the coding sequence ATGGCGAGCCTGTGGCGCGCGGCGACCGGCATGACGGAAAACGCCACCGATTACGACGGCGTCGAGTTCTGGTCCAACCCCGAGCGCACCGGCTGGCTCACCAAGCAGGGCGAGTACATCAAGACCTGGCGCCGCCGCTGGTTCGTCCTCAAGCAAGGCAAGCTCTTCTGGTTCAAGGAATCCTCCGTCACGCGCGCGTCTCGTCCACGCGGCGTCGTCCCCGTCGCCACGTGTCTCACAGTCAAAGGCGCCGAAGACATCCTCAACAAGCCCAACGCCTTCGAGCTCTCCACGCGCTCCGACACCATGTACTTCATCGCCGATTCcgagaaggagaaggaggatTGGATCAACTCTATTGGCCGCTCCATCGTCCAGCACTCCAGATCCGTCACCGATTCCGAGATCGTCGATTACGATAGCAACAACAACTCCGCCAAGCGCTGA
- the LOC114376855 gene encoding aspartyl protease AED1-like: MAETQNKNGVNRKASLELVHIDGPCSHIKRDNVDNENNFTRDYERVKYIQSRISKNNSFNDLDSFTTIPTNPGPPLSTLNYIIDIRLGTPEKTLQMVFDTGSHLTWTQCYQCKSCYKQANARFNPLNSSTYEASDCLDDTCEELISSGQGLSCSKNVHLCHYRIYYGDRSSSRGFFGKDRLALYSNLYPTKPGITDEFYFGCGILMKGNFGRTAGIFGLGRGELSFMSQTSSQYMETFSYCIPNIDNVGYITFGPDPDADRDERIQYTPLVNPQAGLSHYALNITGIAIDGDILMGLDFNQIDHGGFIIDSGCVLTRLPPSIYAKLRSVYQQRMSYYPSAPKYIPFDTCYDLSGFHYPIPEMSFVFPGVTVDLPREATFHEIKPKQYCLAFMPNEYDSQTSIFGNLQQKTLEIVHDNLGNKVGFRPNGCG, encoded by the exons ATGGCTGAAACTCAGAATAAGAATG GGGTCAATAGAAAAGCATCATTGGAGTTGGTGCATATAGATGGACCATGTTCCCATATAAAGCGTGACAATGTTGATAATGAGAACAATTTTACGAGGGACTATGAAAGGGTGAAGTACATTCAATCCCGAATTTCTAAGAATAATAGTTTCAATGATTTGGATTCATTTACTACCATACCAACTAACCCAGGTCCTCCACTTTCGACTTTGAATTACATTATTGATATTCGTCTTGGGACGCCGGAGAAAACCTTGCAAATGGTATTTGATACGGGCAGTCATCTCACATGGACCCAATGTTATCAATGCAAGTCATGCTATAAACAAGCCAATGCAAGATTTAATCCATTAAATTCTTCAACATATGAGGCTTCAGATTGCTTAGATGATACATGCGAAGAACTCATAAGCAGTGGACAAG GTCTGAGTTGTAGTAAGAATGTACATCTATGCCACTACCGTATCTATTATGGTGACAGATCCTCTAGCAGGGGCTTCTTTGGCAAGGATCGTCTCGCCCTATACAGCAACCTCTACCCTACCAAGCCCGGCATCACTGATGAATTCTACTTCGGTTGCGGCATATTGATGAAGGGAAATTTTGGTCGCACTGCAGGCATTTTTGGCCTTGGCCGCGGAGAGCTCTCCTTTATGTCTCAGACTTCGTCACAGTACATGGAAACCTTCTCCTACTGCATCCCCAACATTGATAACGTGGGCTACATCACCTTTGGCCCTGACCCTGATGCTGACCGCGACGAGAGAATCCAATACACCCCTTTAGTCAACCCTCAAGCTGGCCTATCACATTACGCTCTCAACATCACTGGCATCGCCATCGATGGTGATATACTCATGGGCCTTGACTTCAACCAAATCGACCACGGCGGCTTCATCATCGACTCCGGCTGCGTCCTCACCCGCTTACCCCCCTCCATCTATGCCAAGCTCCGCTCAGTGTATCAACAACGTATGTCCTATTATCCCTCCGCGCCCAAGTACATTCCATTTGATACGTGTTATGATCTTAGTGGATTTCATTATCCGATTCCTGAAATGTCATTCGTGTTTCCCGGTGTCACAGTGGACCTTCCGCGGGAAGCCACTTTCCATGAGATCAAACCAAAGCAATATTGTTTGGCATTTATGCCCAATGAATATGATAGTCAAACTAGCATATTTGGGAACCTCCAACAAAAGACCCTTGAGATTGTGCATGATAACCTGGGTAATAAAGTAGGATTTCGTCCTAATGGTTGTGGTTGA
- the LOC114399061 gene encoding flocculation protein FLO11-like isoform X1, translated as MNRSFRAPESQMQDAFKQRQHQLGTLRSSSPRVMDRDDELALFLEMRNREKERNDLLRRAAEDFDAAAPLGSNPGNSTLFNVPSAAPAQARKTGADDFLNSENDKNDYDWLLTPPGTPLFPSLEMETSKTVMSQLGAPTVRPTPLKARFANSPSEHAGRSNLVSKQPASSPGLTSSGGGIRRPSSAGNLSELTGRSNSVIKQPASSPGWTSSGGGIRRPSSSGNLSEHSGRSNLVSKQSASSPGLTSSGGITRRHSSSGNIGSRSATPARRSTLTTVSKSSRPSTATTVSKSCRPSTPTTVSKSSRPSTPTSWTTTASTRTTVASTQTSVSSAKPMVSAPKTAVSVTKTTTVSAAKTTITSRSSTPLSRSTARSSTPTAKPTLPASRPTTRASTPARQPSTPSNVPTVSSPSVKTSSVSKSAPVMSRQPVPSRGTSPTVKSRSWKPSEMPGFSLDAPPNLRTSLPERPLSTTRGRPGASNPRSSSVEPTSSGRPRRQSCSPSRGCSNNGISRSTGSSMPAVNRAYSKANDNVSPVVMGTKMVERVINMRKLAPPRMDDKNSFHNLSGKSSSSPDSSGFGRSLSKKSLDMAIRHMDIRRRAPGNLRPSLMTKIPASSMYSVRSGPQRSRTASISGSPHASGSNASSEVSVNENGLCIDNSEIDDDIVSVRSGQSSATVQGR; from the exons ATGAATCGGAGCTTCAGAGCGCCGGAATCGCAAATGCAAGACGCCTTCAAGCAGAGGCAGCATCAATTGGGGACTCTCAGGTCCTCCTCTCCGCGCGTCATGGACAGGGACGACGAACTCGCCTTGTTCCTTGAAATGCGGAACCGCGAGAAGGAGCGCAACGATCTCCTGCGCCGCGCCGCAGAGGATTTCGACGCTGCAGCACCGTTAG GCTCAAATCCGGGGAATTCTACCTTGTTTAACGTTCCGTCCGCTGCGCCGGCGCAGGCGAGGAAGACCGGCGCTGATGATTTTCTCAATTCGGAGAATGATAAGAATGACTATGACTG GCTTCTAACCCCACCTGGGACTCCCCTTTTTCCTTCTTTGGAGATGGAAACATCAAAAACTGTTATGAGTCAGCTTGGGGCTCCAACTGTCCGTCCCACACCATTAAAAGCTAGA TTTGCTAATTCTCCGTCAGAACATGCTGGAAGGAGCAACTTAGTATCTAAACAACCAGCCTCCTCCCCTGGGTTGACCTCTTCAGGTGGTGGAATTAGGAGGCCCTCATCAGCTGGGAATCTGTCAGAACTTACTGGAAGGAGCAACTCAGTAATTAAACAACCAGCCTCCTCCCCTGGGTGGACCTCTTCAGGTGGTGGAATTAGGAGGCCCTCATCATCAGGAAATCTGTCAGAACATAGTGGAAGGAGCAACTTAGTATCTAAACAATCAGCCTCCTCCCCTGGGTTGACCTCTTCAGGTGGTATAACTAGGAGGCACTCATCATCAGGGAATATTGGGTCACGATCTGCAACTCCTGCTCGACGATCTACATTGACCACAGTTTCAAAATCATCTAGACCTTCAACAGCTACCACAGTTTCAAAATCGTGTAGACCTTCAACACCTACCACTGTTTCAAAATCATCCAGACCTTCAACACCTACTTCTTGGACAACCACAGCTTCAACGAGGACGACCGTAGCTTCCACCCAGACCTCGGTTTCCTCAGCCAAGCCCATGGTTTCTGCTCCTAAGACTGCAGTTTCTGTCACTAAAACTACTACAGTATCTGCAGCTAAAACCACAATTACATCTAGATCCTCTACACCATTGTCAAGATCTACTGCAAGATCTTCAACACCAACAGCCAAGCCTACCTTACCTGCATCCAGACCTACAACAAGGGCATCAACCCCAGCTCGGCAACCGTCAACACCATCTAATGTACCCACTGTATCTTCTCCTTCAGTTAAGACTTCTTCAGTCTCCAAGTCAGCTCCTGTGATGTCAAGGCAGCCAGTACCATCCCGTGGCACTTCACCAACTGTGAAATCAAGatcatggaagccatctgaAATGCCTGGCTTTTCACTTGATGCTCCACCCAATTTGAGGACATCGCTTCCAGAAAGGCCACTGTCAACAACTAGGGGGAGGCCTGGAGCATCTAATCCACGGTCCTCATCTGTCGAGCCTACTTCTAGTGGTAGACCAAGGCGGCAATCATGCTCTCCTTCAAGAGGATGTTCCAACAACGGCATTTCTCGTTCAACTGGAAGCTCTATGCCAGCAGTTAATCGTGCGTATTCCAAGGCAAATGACAATGTGAGTCCTGTTGTAATGGGCACCAAAATGGTTGAGAGGGTAATAAATATGCGAAAATTAGCTCCACCAAGGATGGATGACAAGAACTCTTTCCATAATCTTTCTGGCAAGTCATCTTCATCTCCAGATAGCTCAGGCTTCGGAAGATCACTCTCGAAGAAATCCTTGGATATGGCTATTAGGCATATG GATATAAGGCGAAGGGCTCCAGGCAATTTACGGCCATCGTTGATGACAAAAATTCCTGCATCTTCAATGTATAGTGTGAGGTCCGGGCCTCAGCGTAGCCGAACTGCTAGTATCTCCGGCTCTCCTCATGCTTCTGGCAGTAATGCTAGTTCTGAGGTGAGTGTAAACGAAAATGGTCTTTGTATAGATAATAGTGAAATAGATGATGATATTGTTAGCGTGAGAAGTGGTCAATCTTCTGCCACTGTGCAGGGTAGGTAA
- the LOC114399061 gene encoding flocculation protein FLO11-like isoform X2, which yields MQDAFKQRQHQLGTLRSSSPRVMDRDDELALFLEMRNREKERNDLLRRAAEDFDAAAPLGSNPGNSTLFNVPSAAPAQARKTGADDFLNSENDKNDYDWLLTPPGTPLFPSLEMETSKTVMSQLGAPTVRPTPLKARFANSPSEHAGRSNLVSKQPASSPGLTSSGGGIRRPSSAGNLSELTGRSNSVIKQPASSPGWTSSGGGIRRPSSSGNLSEHSGRSNLVSKQSASSPGLTSSGGITRRHSSSGNIGSRSATPARRSTLTTVSKSSRPSTATTVSKSCRPSTPTTVSKSSRPSTPTSWTTTASTRTTVASTQTSVSSAKPMVSAPKTAVSVTKTTTVSAAKTTITSRSSTPLSRSTARSSTPTAKPTLPASRPTTRASTPARQPSTPSNVPTVSSPSVKTSSVSKSAPVMSRQPVPSRGTSPTVKSRSWKPSEMPGFSLDAPPNLRTSLPERPLSTTRGRPGASNPRSSSVEPTSSGRPRRQSCSPSRGCSNNGISRSTGSSMPAVNRAYSKANDNVSPVVMGTKMVERVINMRKLAPPRMDDKNSFHNLSGKSSSSPDSSGFGRSLSKKSLDMAIRHMDIRRRAPGNLRPSLMTKIPASSMYSVRSGPQRSRTASISGSPHASGSNASSEVSVNENGLCIDNSEIDDDIVSVRSGQSSATVQGR from the exons ATGCAAGACGCCTTCAAGCAGAGGCAGCATCAATTGGGGACTCTCAGGTCCTCCTCTCCGCGCGTCATGGACAGGGACGACGAACTCGCCTTGTTCCTTGAAATGCGGAACCGCGAGAAGGAGCGCAACGATCTCCTGCGCCGCGCCGCAGAGGATTTCGACGCTGCAGCACCGTTAG GCTCAAATCCGGGGAATTCTACCTTGTTTAACGTTCCGTCCGCTGCGCCGGCGCAGGCGAGGAAGACCGGCGCTGATGATTTTCTCAATTCGGAGAATGATAAGAATGACTATGACTG GCTTCTAACCCCACCTGGGACTCCCCTTTTTCCTTCTTTGGAGATGGAAACATCAAAAACTGTTATGAGTCAGCTTGGGGCTCCAACTGTCCGTCCCACACCATTAAAAGCTAGA TTTGCTAATTCTCCGTCAGAACATGCTGGAAGGAGCAACTTAGTATCTAAACAACCAGCCTCCTCCCCTGGGTTGACCTCTTCAGGTGGTGGAATTAGGAGGCCCTCATCAGCTGGGAATCTGTCAGAACTTACTGGAAGGAGCAACTCAGTAATTAAACAACCAGCCTCCTCCCCTGGGTGGACCTCTTCAGGTGGTGGAATTAGGAGGCCCTCATCATCAGGAAATCTGTCAGAACATAGTGGAAGGAGCAACTTAGTATCTAAACAATCAGCCTCCTCCCCTGGGTTGACCTCTTCAGGTGGTATAACTAGGAGGCACTCATCATCAGGGAATATTGGGTCACGATCTGCAACTCCTGCTCGACGATCTACATTGACCACAGTTTCAAAATCATCTAGACCTTCAACAGCTACCACAGTTTCAAAATCGTGTAGACCTTCAACACCTACCACTGTTTCAAAATCATCCAGACCTTCAACACCTACTTCTTGGACAACCACAGCTTCAACGAGGACGACCGTAGCTTCCACCCAGACCTCGGTTTCCTCAGCCAAGCCCATGGTTTCTGCTCCTAAGACTGCAGTTTCTGTCACTAAAACTACTACAGTATCTGCAGCTAAAACCACAATTACATCTAGATCCTCTACACCATTGTCAAGATCTACTGCAAGATCTTCAACACCAACAGCCAAGCCTACCTTACCTGCATCCAGACCTACAACAAGGGCATCAACCCCAGCTCGGCAACCGTCAACACCATCTAATGTACCCACTGTATCTTCTCCTTCAGTTAAGACTTCTTCAGTCTCCAAGTCAGCTCCTGTGATGTCAAGGCAGCCAGTACCATCCCGTGGCACTTCACCAACTGTGAAATCAAGatcatggaagccatctgaAATGCCTGGCTTTTCACTTGATGCTCCACCCAATTTGAGGACATCGCTTCCAGAAAGGCCACTGTCAACAACTAGGGGGAGGCCTGGAGCATCTAATCCACGGTCCTCATCTGTCGAGCCTACTTCTAGTGGTAGACCAAGGCGGCAATCATGCTCTCCTTCAAGAGGATGTTCCAACAACGGCATTTCTCGTTCAACTGGAAGCTCTATGCCAGCAGTTAATCGTGCGTATTCCAAGGCAAATGACAATGTGAGTCCTGTTGTAATGGGCACCAAAATGGTTGAGAGGGTAATAAATATGCGAAAATTAGCTCCACCAAGGATGGATGACAAGAACTCTTTCCATAATCTTTCTGGCAAGTCATCTTCATCTCCAGATAGCTCAGGCTTCGGAAGATCACTCTCGAAGAAATCCTTGGATATGGCTATTAGGCATATG GATATAAGGCGAAGGGCTCCAGGCAATTTACGGCCATCGTTGATGACAAAAATTCCTGCATCTTCAATGTATAGTGTGAGGTCCGGGCCTCAGCGTAGCCGAACTGCTAGTATCTCCGGCTCTCCTCATGCTTCTGGCAGTAATGCTAGTTCTGAGGTGAGTGTAAACGAAAATGGTCTTTGTATAGATAATAGTGAAATAGATGATGATATTGTTAGCGTGAGAAGTGGTCAATCTTCTGCCACTGTGCAGGGTAGGTAA